Within Actinosynnema pretiosum, the genomic segment CCCCACCTGCGCGTGCGTCCTCCCGGACTCCCCGCACAACCGCTCCAACTCGCACCTCAGCAGCCGCCTGGCGACCTTCGGCCCGAACGCGCACCGCACCACACCAACCTCCCGTGAGAACCGACCCCGGATTTCGGGGCACGACGAAGTGACCACCACGACGGAGGGCTCAACCGAGCCCGAAGAGCGGGAAATCCCGGACAGGGGAGATCCCGAAAGCCGTGCGGCGGACCGGTGGGCGGCGATGAGGCCTTGCGGCACCGATGAAGTCCGCGGTGTCCGAGAACCGGACTGGAACCAGCTCGCTGCTGGTAGTGATCACTTTACCGGGGGTGAAGGCCGGTGCGAAGCTCTGGAGCGGTCCACGATCGGGTGTAAATCGGGGGCCGATGCGAAAGGGGCGCCGCCGGTGGTCCCGGCGGCGCCCCTCGCGAAACGAGCAAAAACCCAGCGGAGATCAGAACCTGGGGTGGTCCCCGGCCAGCACGGCCCCGGTCTCCCCGGCGGTCACCTCGCCCAGCACCCACGCGGGCACGTGGCGGGCGGTCAGCACCGCCAGGGCGCGGTCGACGTCCTCGGGCGACACCACGGCGACCATGCCGATGCCCATGTTGAACGTCTTCTCCATCTCCTCGCGCTCCACCCGCCCGCGCTGCGCGATCAGCGCGAACACCGGCGCGGGCGTCCAGGTCCCCCGGTCGAGCCGCGCGTGCAGCCCCTCCGGCAGGACACGCGCCAGGTTGGCGGCCAGCCCGCCACCGGTGACGTGCGCGAACGTCCGCACCTCGGCCTCGGCGGCCAGCGCGAGGCAGTCCTTGGCGTAGATCCGGGTCGGCTCCAGCATCTCCTCGCCGAGGGTCCGCCCGAACTCCTCGACGTGCCCCTCCAGCGGCATCCGCGCGATCTCCAGCAGCACGTGCCGCGCGAGCGAGTACCCGTTGGAGTGCAGCCCGGAGGAGCCCATGGCGATGACGACGTCGCCGTCGCGCACCCGGTCCGGCCCGAGCATGGCGGAGGCCTCGACCACGCCCACGCCGGTGCCGGAGATGTCGTAGTCGCCGTCGGCCATCAGGCCGGGGTGCTCGGCGGTCTCGCCGCCCAGCAGGGCGCACCCGGCCTGCACGCAGCCCTCGGCGATGCCCTTCACGAGCGCCGCGATCCGGTCGGGCACGACCCGCCCGACGGCGATGTAGTCCTGCATGAACAGCGGTTCCGCGCCGCACACGACCAGGTCGTCCACGACCATCGCGACCAGGTCGATGCCGACCGTGTCGTGCTTGTCGAGCGCCTGCGCTACCGCGATCTTGGTGCCCACGCCGTCGGTGGAGGAGGCCAGCACGGGCTCCTTCCAGCGGTCCAGCTTCAGCTGGAACAGGCCGGCGAAGCCGCCGATCCCGCCGAGCACCTCGGGGCGGTGCGCCTTGGCCGCCCACGGCTTGAGCTTCTCCACCGCCTCGTCACCGGCTTCGATGCTCACTCCGGCTGCGGCGTAGGTCGCCTTGGCGCTGTCCGTCACGTCTACAAGCTCCATCTTCAGGGCCTCTGGAGGGCGTCCTCGGCACCGTACCCGTTCGGCAGGACCGGGGTCGCCGAGCCCGCGACACCGCGACCGCCGTCCCCGCGAACGCCTTCGAGCAGGTGCTTGCCGATGAGCGCGTCCTCGGGCAGGGGGATCGGGTACTCGCCGTCGAAGCAGGCCGCGCACAGCCGCGACTTGGGCTGCTCGGTGGCCGAGACGAGCTCCTCCAGCGACACGTAGCCGAGCGAGTCCGAGCCGATCGAGCGGCGGATGCCGTCGTCGTCGAGGCCGTTCGCGATCAGCTCGGCGCGCGAGGCGAAGTCGATGCCGTAGAAGCACGGCCACTTCACGGGCGGCGACGCGATCCGGACGTGCACCTCCAGCGCGCCCGCCTCGCGGAGCATCCGCACGAGGGCGCGCTGGGTGTTGCCGCGCACGATCGAGTCGTCCACGACGACCAGGCGCTTGCCCCGGATGACGTCGCGCAGCGGGTTGAGCTTGAGCCGGATGCCGAGCTGGCGGATGGTCTGCGACGGCTGGATGAACGTGCGGCCGACGTAGGCGTTCTTGACCAGGCCGGACCCGTAGGGGATGCCGGAGGCCTGGGCGTAGCCGATGGCGGCGGGCGTGCCGGACTCGGGCACCGGGATGACCAGGTCGGCCTCGACCGGGTGCTCCTTGGCGAGCCTGCGGCCGATCTCGACGCGGGTGGCGTGCACGCCGCGCCCGGCGATCGAGGTGTCCGGGCGGGCCAGGTACACGTACTCGAAGATGCAGCCCTTGGGCTCGGGGTTGGCGAACCGGCTGGACCGCAGGCCGTTCTCGTCGATGGCGATCAGCTCGCCGGGCTCGACCTCGCGGACGTACGAGGCGCCGACGATGTCGAGCGCGGCGGTCTCGCTGGCCACGACCCAGCCGCGCTCGAGGCGGCCGAGGACGAGCGGGTGCACGCCGTGCGAGTCGCGGGCCGCGTACAGCGTCGACTCGTCCGAGAAGACCAGGCAGAACGCGCCGCGCAGGGTCGGCAGCAGCTTCATGGCCGACTGCTCGATGCCCAGGTCGGCGGCGTCGGCGGCGAGCAGGCCGCACACCAGGTCGGAGTCGGTGGTCGCGCCGTGGCCGGTGTCGAGGCCGGCGGCGACGGCCCGCTCGCGCAGCTCGGCGGTGTTGACCAGGTTGCCGTTGTGGCCGAGCGAGAGGGCCGAGCCGGTCGCGGTGTGCCGGAACGTCGGCTGCGCGTTCTCCCACGTCGTGGAGCCCGTGGTGGAGTAGCGGCAGTGGCCGACGGCGACGTGGCCGCGCAGCGAGGAGAGCACCTGCTCGTCGAACACCTGGGAGACCAGGCCGAGGTCCTTGAAGACCACGACCTGGGACCCGTCGCCGACCGAGATGCCCGCTGCCTCCTGGCCGCGGTGCTGGAGCGCGTAGAGGCCGTAGTAGGTGAGCTTGGAGACTTCCTCACCCGGAGCCCACACGCCGAAGACACCGCATTCCTCGCGGGGTTCTCGATCGGGGTGGTCGGGTTCGGTGCGGCCGGTTGCTGACTGGTCGGTGACCACCGAGTGCTCCCTAGCGACGATGTCGGGCTGCACTCCGAGTGTAAGGCGAACGGGGGGTGAACCACCCCCATCAGCACCCCCGGTACGTGACCAAACGCACCTCAGTCGAGTCGGAGCGCCCGCACCAGGGCGGGATCGCCCTCGGCGCGGAGCGGCAACCTGCCCCACAGCCCGTAGTGGACCAGCTGCGCCTCGCCCGAGACGGTGACGTCGGCCTGCTCGCCCGGTCGGGGGGCGCGGACGTCGGGGACCTCGCCGGGGGTGAGGGTGACCAGCCAGGACTCGGGCAGGTCGGTGAGGGCCACCAGCGCCGTCCCGCGCGCGGTCGGCGGGGAGTCGGTGGCGTGCTTGGCGGCGAGCAGGGTGCCGAGGGACTCGTCGATGCCGTCGGCGGCGAAGTCGGCCGCGAGGCCGGGGGCGCCGGGCACGAGGGTGCGCAGCGCGGCCTGGGCGTCCCAGCGGCGCAGGTCGACCTCGTGGGCGATGCGGCGGTGCCACACCCAGGCCAGGTCGGGCGCGGCGGGGGAGAACGTCCAGGTGGCGCGGTTCGCCGGGACCTGCGGCAGGACCTCGGCGGCGCGGGCGAGCTGCGCGTCGAGGTAGTCGAGCGGCAGGTGGGCGTCCGGCGCGGGCAGCGGGTCCAGGCGGACCTGGCTGCCGGTGCGCAGGTGCTCCACCGAGGTCTCCAGGAAGCGCGCGACGTGCAGGGTCAGCTCGGTGAACGTCCAGCCGGGGCAGGACGGCACCGGCGCCGCCGGGTCGGCGCCGCCGACCGCTTCCCGGAACATCGCCGCCTGCTCGGTGAACACCGCGGTCCACCGCTGCGCGGTCCATCCTCGTGCCACTGTCCGCCTCCCTCGAAGGTCGTGTGCCATCGTGCCCCACCCGGCTTCGCCGGGTGGCGGGAACCGGGGCGGTTCCCGGTGCGTCGCACCCGTGCGGTGCGCTGCTCTCCAGGCCCGACCGGCGGGGTGACCGGCTGGTGGGGCCCGGTGTCGGTCTGGTCCGTCCGGTCGGTTCGTCAGCCGCTCAGCGGGTGAAGGGTGGGGAAGTCGTGTTCGGTGTGCAGCCAGAGTCGTTGCGCTCGGCGTCGAAGCAGTTCCAGGTGGGGGCTGACGCCGCGGGCGACGGCGCCGAGATGGTCTCCATGCTCACCCTCGACGCGGGGGCGCTCGGCGAGGTTCCGGCGGCGGGCGAGTTCGCGGCGGCCGTGGCGAAGTTCGCCTCGGAGCAGGGCGAGGACCTGCGGCGGGGCAGCGCCTGGTACCGGGACGCGGGTGAGGGCCTGGTGGAGAACGCGGAGACCTACGAGCGGGTCGACGACCAGTGGACGGCGAGCTTCAGGAACATCGGCGGAGGGCTGTCGTGATCGATCCCGAGGTGCTCTACGGGAAGTTGGCGTCCGGGAGCGCGAGCGCGGTGGCCGCTGCGGGCGACCCGCTGACCGGCGCGTCGAGCGCGCTGTCGCGGGCGGGCGACGCGGTGCGGTCGGGCGGGTCGACGGCCACGTCGGCGTGGCGCGGCACGTCGGCGACCGGGTTCGGCAAGCGGGCGGACCTGTCGGCGCGGGCGGCCGGGGTCGCGCGGGAGCGGCTCGGGACCGGTGTCGAGGTGATCCGGGCGGCGGCGGAGGCGTACTCGCAGATGCGCGGGGCGGCGGACCAGGCGATCTCCGCGTGGCGCGCCCGGTCCCCCCTGATGACGCCCGCCCAGACGCTCCACCTCGCCGGTCAGGTGAACCAGGCGCTCGAAGGGGTGCGGAACGGTTACGAGAACGCGCTGCGGCAGTACGCGAGCGCCCTCGGGAAGGTGAAGCCGGGCTTCGGCGAGGTGGCCTCCGGTGACGCCGGGTGGGGGGCGGCCGTGGCGGCCGTGCGCTCGCCGCAGGTGCCCGCGCCGGGCAGCGACCCGAAGCAGGTGGCGGCCTGGTGGAAGGGGCTGTCGCAGGAGCAGCGGGACGAGCTGCTGCGGACGAGGTTCCAGGAGCTGGGGCAGCTGCGCGGACTGCCGTCCGAGGTGCTGGACCAGGCCAACCGGGCGCGCATCGCCGACGACGCGCAGCGGTTCGGCGCGGAGCGCGACCGGCTCGACACCGCGATGGAGCAGCGGGCGCGGGAGCTGGGGATCGACGCGTCGACGTCGGACGGGCTGACCAGGCTGCTGAACGACCCCGAGTACGCGCGGATGATGGACGAGCGGCGGGTCGCGGCGCAGAAGGCGGACAACGCCAACGCGGCGCAGCAGAGCCTGAACGAGGCGGGCTCGCTGGCAAAGGACAACGGGTGGCCGGAGAGCGACGTCCGGGTCATGGCTTACGACCCGTACGGTCCGCGCGGCGACGGCGGTATGGCGATCGCGTTCGGCAACCCCGACACCGCGAAGAACCTGGCTGTGGCCGTGCCGGGGACGGGGTCGACGCTGGACAGCTTCTCCGTCAACCAGGCGGCGAACCTGCGCGCCGAGATGGGCGCGGACGGCAACGCGACGATCCAGTGGCTCGGCTACGACGCTCCCGGCTGGGCGATCGGCGAGGTCGACAACCCCGCCCAGGCCCGCGAGGGCGGTCTGAACCTCGTCGCCGACGTGGACGGCTACCGGGCCGCCGCCGAGGCCGCGGGCAACAAGCAGCACCTGACGGTGATCGGGCACTCCTACGGCTCCACCACGGTCGGCTACGCGGGCATGAACGGGCTGAAGGCGGACGACATCGCGTTCGTCGGCTCCCCCGGCGTGGGCGCCTCGAACGTGAACCAGCTCTCCGTGGGCCCCGGCCACGTCTACGCGGGCGCGACCGAGCACGACCCGGTGGTCCAGGGCACGAGTTCGACGTGGTTCACCGAGGACGGCTCGTCCACCGGTCCGTACGACAAGGACTTCGGCGCCAGGGTCTTCGGGACCAGCGAGTCCGGGAACCTGATCGACGCGCACGTCCAGTACTACGACCGGGGTTCGGAGTCGGTGCAGAACCTGGCCAGGATCGCCAACGGCGACGGCGGCTCGGTGACCTCGCAGAAGTGGCACGACAGCCCGCTCGGTCCGTCGCTGCCCGGATCGGGTCTTCCGGTC encodes:
- the purM gene encoding phosphoribosylformylglycinamidine cyclo-ligase gives rise to the protein MELVDVTDSAKATYAAAGVSIEAGDEAVEKLKPWAAKAHRPEVLGGIGGFAGLFQLKLDRWKEPVLASSTDGVGTKIAVAQALDKHDTVGIDLVAMVVDDLVVCGAEPLFMQDYIAVGRVVPDRIAALVKGIAEGCVQAGCALLGGETAEHPGLMADGDYDISGTGVGVVEASAMLGPDRVRDGDVVIAMGSSGLHSNGYSLARHVLLEIARMPLEGHVEEFGRTLGEEMLEPTRIYAKDCLALAAEAEVRTFAHVTGGGLAANLARVLPEGLHARLDRGTWTPAPVFALIAQRGRVEREEMEKTFNMGIGMVAVVSPEDVDRALAVLTARHVPAWVLGEVTAGETGAVLAGDHPRF
- the purF gene encoding amidophosphoribosyltransferase, translating into MVTDQSATGRTEPDHPDREPREECGVFGVWAPGEEVSKLTYYGLYALQHRGQEAAGISVGDGSQVVVFKDLGLVSQVFDEQVLSSLRGHVAVGHCRYSTTGSTTWENAQPTFRHTATGSALSLGHNGNLVNTAELRERAVAAGLDTGHGATTDSDLVCGLLAADAADLGIEQSAMKLLPTLRGAFCLVFSDESTLYAARDSHGVHPLVLGRLERGWVVASETAALDIVGASYVREVEPGELIAIDENGLRSSRFANPEPKGCIFEYVYLARPDTSIAGRGVHATRVEIGRRLAKEHPVEADLVIPVPESGTPAAIGYAQASGIPYGSGLVKNAYVGRTFIQPSQTIRQLGIRLKLNPLRDVIRGKRLVVVDDSIVRGNTQRALVRMLREAGALEVHVRIASPPVKWPCFYGIDFASRAELIANGLDDDGIRRSIGSDSLGYVSLEELVSATEQPKSRLCAACFDGEYPIPLPEDALIGKHLLEGVRGDGGRGVAGSATPVLPNGYGAEDALQRP
- a CDS encoding maleylpyruvate isomerase N-terminal domain-containing protein: MARGWTAQRWTAVFTEQAAMFREAVGGADPAAPVPSCPGWTFTELTLHVARFLETSVEHLRTGSQVRLDPLPAPDAHLPLDYLDAQLARAAEVLPQVPANRATWTFSPAAPDLAWVWHRRIAHEVDLRRWDAQAALRTLVPGAPGLAADFAADGIDESLGTLLAAKHATDSPPTARGTALVALTDLPESWLVTLTPGEVPDVRAPRPGEQADVTVSGEAQLVHYGLWGRLPLRAEGDPALVRALRLD
- a CDS encoding type VII secretion target → MFGVQPESLRSASKQFQVGADAAGDGAEMVSMLTLDAGALGEVPAAGEFAAAVAKFASEQGEDLRRGSAWYRDAGEGLVENAETYERVDDQWTASFRNIGGGLS
- a CDS encoding alpha/beta hydrolase, coding for MIDPEVLYGKLASGSASAVAAAGDPLTGASSALSRAGDAVRSGGSTATSAWRGTSATGFGKRADLSARAAGVARERLGTGVEVIRAAAEAYSQMRGAADQAISAWRARSPLMTPAQTLHLAGQVNQALEGVRNGYENALRQYASALGKVKPGFGEVASGDAGWGAAVAAVRSPQVPAPGSDPKQVAAWWKGLSQEQRDELLRTRFQELGQLRGLPSEVLDQANRARIADDAQRFGAERDRLDTAMEQRARELGIDASTSDGLTRLLNDPEYARMMDERRVAAQKADNANAAQQSLNEAGSLAKDNGWPESDVRVMAYDPYGPRGDGGMAIAFGNPDTAKNLAVAVPGTGSTLDSFSVNQAANLRAEMGADGNATIQWLGYDAPGWAIGEVDNPAQAREGGLNLVADVDGYRAAAEAAGNKQHLTVIGHSYGSTTVGYAGMNGLKADDIAFVGSPGVGASNVNQLSVGPGHVYAGATEHDPVVQGTSSTWFTEDGSSTGPYDKDFGARVFGTSESGNLIDAHVQYYDRGSESVQNLARIANGDGGSVTSQKWHDSPLGPSLPGSGLPVVGPVVDVVSSTAVGAADLVVDAGTGLWDAGSAAVDGRWGDAGRGVLNTAGEVLNDAGDIVVNGVGDAVEFGKDVWDNTLGALF